From the genome of Staphylococcus haemolyticus, one region includes:
- a CDS encoding acetyltransferase: MSKPIIIIGKGGHSKVIKDIIETTNQYHVAGYLDNAIDEYYTDNDIFYDNLDNMKQYKDLYSFIIAIGSNHIRQKLFHKLEVKIDQYATLIHPTAVVSPSAKIGYGTVVMPNAVINADSIIGKHVIINTGAIVEHDNQIGDYVHISPNATLAGGVKVGEASHIAINAAVIPLIEIGERCIVGAGATVINNVKTESTVIGTPAKIKE, translated from the coding sequence ATGAGTAAACCAATTATTATCATTGGCAAAGGCGGCCATTCAAAAGTCATCAAAGATATAATTGAGACGACAAATCAATATCATGTCGCAGGTTATCTTGATAACGCTATTGATGAATATTACACAGATAATGATATATTTTATGACAACTTAGATAACATGAAACAATATAAAGATTTGTATTCATTTATTATTGCTATTGGAAGTAATCATATTCGTCAAAAACTTTTTCATAAATTAGAAGTTAAAATTGATCAATATGCAACATTAATTCATCCAACAGCAGTTGTGAGTCCTAGTGCGAAGATTGGTTACGGAACGGTTGTAATGCCTAATGCGGTGATAAATGCGGACTCTATAATTGGAAAGCATGTCATAATCAACACAGGCGCAATAGTCGAACACGATAATCAAATTGGTGATTATGTTCATATTTCACCTAATGCTACATTAGCAGGTGGTGTTAAAGTAGGCGAGGCATCACACATTGCAATTAATGCTGCTGTAATACCGTTGATTGAAATTGGTGAAAGATGTATTGTGGGAGCAGGTGCAACAGTCATAAATAATGTTAAAACAGAATCAACAGTCATAGGAACGCCAGCAAAAATTAAGGAGTGA
- a CDS encoding sugar transferase → MIKRLFDIAVSGSGLILSAPITLTAAIVIAKKLGKPVLFRQTRPGQYGEPFEIYKFRTMSDKRDENGELLPDDQRMTPVGTFIRKSSIDELPQLINVLKGDISLIGPRPLLMEYLPLYNDEQKKRHNVKPGITGWAQVNGRNAITWDAKFKLDVLYAENQSFKLDMYIIYKTIINILKRKDINAPNHVTAEKFKGNV, encoded by the coding sequence ATGATCAAACGTTTGTTCGATATAGCTGTGAGTGGTTCAGGATTAATATTATCAGCGCCTATCACATTAACTGCAGCTATAGTTATTGCAAAAAAATTAGGCAAACCGGTTTTATTTAGACAAACACGCCCCGGTCAATATGGAGAACCATTCGAGATATATAAATTTCGTACTATGTCTGATAAAAGAGATGAAAATGGAGAATTACTTCCAGACGATCAACGCATGACACCTGTAGGCACTTTTATAAGAAAATCTAGTATTGATGAATTACCACAATTGATTAATGTGTTAAAAGGAGACATCAGTTTGATAGGTCCTAGACCTTTATTGATGGAATATTTACCTTTATACAATGATGAACAAAAAAAGCGACACAATGTTAAACCAGGAATTACAGGCTGGGCTCAGGTCAATGGACGCAACGCAATTACTTGGGATGCAAAGTTTAAATTAGATGTTTTGTATGCTGAAAATCAATCGTTTAAATTAGATATGTATATTATTTATAAGACAATAATTAATATATTAAAACGTAAAGATATCAATGCGCCGAATCATGTAACCGCCGAAAAGTTTAAGGGTAATGTATGA
- a CDS encoding glycosyltransferase, with translation MKLLFVVNNFNFGGPQKSLLNLFYELKDTNHEIDLMILNQEDSLTKYLPDYINVKPVNSRFSILMLNRKHLITKIMNNFSTPKLVLNAFLFILKSKLKLHDTTKAKQQFWVDNKWADSTLKKRYDYAIGVSGGHSVYFIEDFINAKHKIGWIRTDYRVLKRDHNIDQKYFDKMDGMLSVSKMCSDIFEDIFNIKPFTFYNSLPIKLYENISDEDINISTGTFNLCTICRLDNGKGLDLLIEAAKILKSKNIEVKWYVVGAGKLSNWLDEEIKKNHLEQIVLPVGFRFNTGSIVRKMDILVHPSRFEGKSNTIDEALHYNVPVVATNFETVYEQIIDGENGFIVNMDGNEISLKIEELKNNKELYQIIKSNLENAPNENVDKGKEFIETIKRIGG, from the coding sequence ATGAAATTATTATTTGTTGTCAACAATTTCAACTTTGGTGGACCGCAAAAAAGCTTACTTAATTTGTTTTATGAGTTAAAAGATACTAACCATGAAATTGACTTAATGATTTTAAATCAAGAGGATAGTTTAACAAAATACCTACCTGATTACATTAATGTCAAACCTGTTAATTCTAGATTTTCAATATTAATGCTTAACCGTAAGCATTTAATAACAAAAATCATGAATAATTTCTCCACTCCTAAATTAGTATTAAATGCATTTCTGTTTATATTAAAAAGCAAATTGAAACTCCATGATACAACTAAGGCTAAGCAACAATTTTGGGTAGATAATAAGTGGGCTGATTCAACATTAAAAAAACGTTATGACTATGCAATCGGTGTTTCAGGTGGACATTCAGTTTATTTTATAGAAGACTTTATTAATGCAAAACATAAAATAGGGTGGATTCGCACAGATTATAGGGTATTGAAGAGAGACCATAATATTGATCAAAAATATTTCGATAAAATGGATGGAATGCTTTCAGTCTCTAAGATGTGTTCAGATATTTTTGAAGATATATTCAATATTAAACCATTTACTTTTTATAATAGCCTACCTATTAAATTATATGAAAATATTTCAGATGAAGATATTAATATTAGTACAGGTACATTTAATCTGTGTACAATTTGCCGATTAGATAATGGGAAAGGTTTAGACTTGCTAATAGAGGCAGCAAAAATATTAAAGTCAAAAAATATAGAAGTTAAATGGTACGTGGTTGGTGCTGGAAAACTAAGTAACTGGCTTGATGAAGAAATTAAAAAAAATCATTTGGAGCAAATTGTTTTACCAGTAGGTTTTAGATTTAATACTGGTAGCATTGTTCGTAAAATGGATATATTAGTGCATCCCTCAAGGTTTGAAGGGAAATCTAATACTATAGATGAAGCATTACATTACAATGTCCCAGTAGTAGCTACTAATTTTGAAACTGTTTATGAACAAATTATTGATGGCGAAAATGGCTTTATAGTGAACATGGATGGTAATGAAATTTCGTTGAAAATTGAAGAACTCAAGAATAACAAAGAACTATACCAAATTATCAAATCTAATCTTGAAAATGCACCTAATGAAAATGTAGATAAAGGCAAAGAATTTATTGAAACTATAAAGCGCATAGGGGGTTAA
- a CDS encoding nucleotide sugar dehydrogenase, producing the protein MDRKIAVVGLGYVGLPVAVTFGRVHQVIGFDINENRIKELKDNYDRTNEVTTEGLKNTDIKFTSNSEDLKKADFIIVAVPTPIDKNNKPDLTPLLKASETVGKVLTPDTIVVYESTVYPGATEEDCVPVLERESGLTCGKDFFVGYSPERINPGDKVHTFETITKVVSGQTPEVLEVAADVYGSVVTAGVHKASSIKVAEAAKVIENTQRDVNIALMNELALIFDKLDIDTNEVLRASGTKWNFLNFKPGLVGGHCIGVDPYYLTHKAQEVGHHPEVILAGRRINDDMSKFIASNVIKGLLKQGLEVQGATVNVLGLTFKENCPDLRNTKVINIIKELKDYGLDVHVNDVESDKEEAQRFYNINLEDKNELPQADAIVFAVAHKDYVDNKQDYLKLVKDNGVVLDIKGIIGENEIGNKGLWRL; encoded by the coding sequence ATGGATAGAAAAATTGCAGTAGTAGGTTTAGGATATGTTGGATTGCCAGTAGCGGTTACTTTCGGAAGAGTACATCAAGTTATTGGATTTGATATTAACGAAAATAGAATTAAAGAATTAAAAGATAACTATGATAGAACAAACGAAGTAACAACTGAAGGTTTAAAAAATACTGATATCAAATTTACGTCAAATTCAGAAGATCTTAAAAAAGCAGACTTTATTATTGTTGCAGTACCTACACCTATTGATAAAAATAATAAACCGGACTTAACTCCATTGTTGAAAGCCAGCGAAACTGTAGGTAAAGTTTTAACACCTGATACAATTGTAGTTTATGAATCAACAGTTTATCCTGGAGCGACTGAAGAGGACTGTGTTCCTGTACTTGAGAGAGAATCAGGATTAACATGTGGTAAAGACTTCTTTGTTGGTTATTCTCCAGAAAGAATCAATCCAGGTGATAAAGTACATACATTTGAAACTATCACTAAAGTTGTCTCTGGTCAAACTCCTGAAGTTTTAGAAGTAGCAGCGGATGTTTATGGCTCAGTAGTAACAGCTGGCGTTCATAAAGCTTCATCAATTAAAGTTGCAGAAGCAGCAAAAGTGATTGAAAATACACAACGTGATGTAAACATTGCATTAATGAATGAATTAGCATTGATTTTTGATAAGTTAGATATTGATACTAACGAAGTACTACGTGCTTCAGGTACTAAGTGGAACTTCTTAAACTTCAAGCCAGGCTTAGTAGGCGGACATTGTATTGGTGTTGACCCTTATTACTTAACACACAAAGCTCAAGAAGTTGGTCATCATCCAGAAGTAATATTAGCTGGTCGTCGTATAAACGATGATATGTCTAAATTTATTGCTTCAAATGTCATTAAAGGCTTATTAAAACAAGGTTTAGAAGTACAAGGTGCAACTGTTAACGTTTTAGGTTTAACATTCAAAGAAAATTGTCCTGACCTAAGAAATACAAAAGTGATTAATATCATCAAAGAATTAAAAGACTACGGTTTAGACGTTCACGTTAATGATGTTGAATCAGATAAAGAAGAAGCACAAAGATTTTATAATATAAATTTAGAAGATAAAAATGAATTACCTCAAGCAGATGCAATAGTATTTGCAGTTGCACATAAAGATTACGTTGATAATAAACAAGACTATTTAAAACTTGTTAAAGATAATGGTGTTGTTCTGGATATTAAAGGTATTATTGGAGAAAATGAAATCGGAAATAAAGGTCTTTGGAGATTATAA
- a CDS encoding acyltransferase, whose amino-acid sequence MINLSKNKLFNLLQIPYNIIPKPVCNLLWDISLISDSLPSIIYRRLYLKKYTKSAGSNIYIGKYVILKNIHRLVLGNDVSIHSYCYIDAYGGIEIGNNVSVANHSTLISSEHTWQDVETPIKFNSIESKKITVENDVWIAAGVRVLGGNRISERCIIGAGAVVNKSTEPNCLYAGVPIKKIKEVNT is encoded by the coding sequence TTGATTAACCTGTCTAAGAATAAATTATTCAATTTGTTGCAAATTCCATACAATATTATTCCGAAACCAGTATGCAATTTACTGTGGGATATTTCACTAATAAGTGATTCATTACCTTCAATTATTTATAGACGATTATATTTGAAAAAATATACTAAAAGCGCTGGTTCTAATATATATATTGGTAAATATGTCATCTTAAAAAACATCCATAGATTAGTTTTAGGAAATGATGTAAGTATACACTCATATTGCTACATAGATGCTTATGGAGGTATAGAGATTGGCAATAATGTGTCAGTAGCAAACCATAGTACTTTGATATCATCCGAGCACACATGGCAAGATGTGGAAACACCAATAAAGTTTAATAGTATCGAGTCTAAAAAAATCACTGTTGAAAATGATGTTTGGATAGCTGCAGGAGTAAGGGTATTGGGTGGCAATAGAATTAGTGAAAGGTGCATTATTGGAGCAGGCGCGGTCGTTAATAAAAGTACAGAGCCTAATTGCTTATATGCAGGTGTTCCAATCAAGAAAATCAAGGAGGTCAATACATGA
- a CDS encoding O-antigen polymerase gives MFNNLGITVINFTMLLRYVVSPLLMAIYGSDIQIGSSVSMVIQGQAVNLMLYEMIVLFVVFAIFHKYFYSNKNEFQNVKSRPNLFGWIFVIFTLTLVALFPTSIGRYAFIWSASELNNDVTADVGLTALLVQIAQIVITVGLLNIIYKFYERKPNILYLFLSLLVIMISASFIIGTSRSSIVIPLITGLFTVFILYKNYRKLIITLSAILSLLVISVSTLLKQNTNVVTARGLYHSAGAIENFNTDVQIYFSGLINIGHSIESSFVYSPFQINGVLGDITHSVIFVNSFFTNFQSALVTFNDMFYKKVGVSDQILPLLGQGYLYFGAILSPIFSIIVLLVVMLLDKNIHNSNSVFTLYVYAYLCLKFSLFFMSNATILLSFFTNFFLVLLVIAILNKKIVVRRKLE, from the coding sequence ATGTTTAACAACTTAGGAATAACTGTAATTAATTTTACAATGTTATTAAGATATGTTGTATCGCCGTTGTTAATGGCTATTTATGGATCGGATATTCAAATTGGATCGTCCGTCTCGATGGTTATCCAGGGACAAGCAGTTAATTTAATGCTTTATGAAATGATTGTATTATTTGTTGTTTTTGCAATTTTTCATAAGTACTTTTATTCAAATAAAAATGAATTTCAAAATGTCAAATCAAGACCTAACTTGTTTGGATGGATATTCGTTATTTTCACACTGACATTAGTTGCATTATTTCCAACCTCTATAGGACGATATGCATTTATTTGGTCAGCATCTGAATTGAACAATGATGTAACAGCAGACGTTGGATTGACAGCACTGTTAGTTCAAATTGCTCAAATTGTTATAACAGTGGGTTTATTAAATATAATTTATAAGTTCTATGAAAGAAAACCAAATATATTATATCTATTTCTTTCATTACTAGTAATTATGATATCTGCTTCATTCATTATTGGGACAAGTAGATCGAGTATTGTCATTCCACTAATTACAGGTTTATTTACTGTGTTTATATTATATAAAAACTATAGAAAATTGATTATTACTCTGTCAGCGATTTTGAGTTTACTAGTTATTAGTGTATCAACACTTTTAAAACAGAATACAAATGTTGTGACTGCAAGAGGATTGTATCATTCAGCTGGAGCTATAGAGAATTTTAATACAGATGTTCAAATTTATTTTTCAGGATTAATAAATATAGGTCATTCGATTGAAAGTTCTTTTGTTTACAGCCCTTTCCAAATAAATGGGGTTTTAGGTGATATCACTCATTCCGTTATTTTTGTTAACTCATTCTTTACTAATTTTCAAAGTGCATTAGTTACTTTTAATGATATGTTTTATAAAAAAGTAGGAGTAAGTGACCAAATTCTTCCACTGCTAGGACAAGGTTATCTATATTTTGGAGCAATTTTATCACCAATTTTTTCAATAATTGTACTTTTAGTTGTAATGTTGTTAGATAAAAACATTCATAATAGTAACTCAGTTTTTACATTATACGTTTATGCTTATTTATGTTTGAAATTTTCTTTATTTTTTATGTCAAACGCAACCATATTACTTTCATTCTTTACAAACTTCTTCTTAGTTTTATTAGTAATCGCGATTTTAAACAAAAAAATTGTAGTTAGAAGGAAATTAGAATGA
- a CDS encoding glycosyltransferase family 4 protein translates to MTNKKIFQLVTVSKSITLMKGQIEYLRDKGLDVHVVSSKGPEQNTYSSDITHVVNMEREISLKNDLKSLFNMIKLFKKERPYIVNSGTPKAGLIGTLAAFITRRPVRIYTVRGLRLETVTGLKYKILYAMEKLAMHCSTDIIAISDSLKDKIVELGLAKQKDIKVLGYGSSNGINIDNFRKDNVSIPNDIKEKISGNFVIGFVGRIVKDKGIHEVIEAFKLVQKKHKNVKLTIVGPIEKDDSISEDEFKYLQNDQDIIMTGHVNDTVRYYNIMDVLLFPTYREGFGNVSIEAQAVEVPVIVNNVTGAKDTLVDNFTGFLVDKGNYQQIFDRIDYLITHPQQKEQLGINGRKNVEEKFRNEVIWEHLETIYKNKLPV, encoded by the coding sequence ATGACTAATAAAAAAATATTTCAATTAGTAACGGTCTCGAAAAGTATCACTTTGATGAAAGGTCAAATTGAGTATTTAAGAGATAAAGGTTTAGATGTACATGTTGTATCATCTAAGGGACCAGAGCAAAATACGTATTCTTCTGATATTACACATGTAGTTAACATGGAAAGAGAAATATCTTTGAAAAACGATTTAAAGTCATTATTTAATATGATTAAACTTTTTAAAAAAGAAAGACCTTACATTGTTAATTCAGGCACGCCGAAAGCTGGTCTAATTGGTACACTAGCAGCATTTATAACACGTAGACCAGTACGTATCTATACTGTTCGCGGTTTAAGATTGGAAACTGTAACTGGTTTGAAATACAAAATTCTTTATGCCATGGAAAAATTGGCAATGCATTGTTCAACTGATATTATCGCAATTTCTGATAGTTTAAAAGATAAGATAGTTGAATTAGGTTTAGCAAAACAAAAAGATATTAAGGTTTTAGGTTATGGTAGTTCTAATGGTATTAACATAGATAACTTCAGGAAAGATAACGTTTCTATACCTAACGACATTAAAGAAAAAATATCAGGAAACTTTGTAATTGGATTTGTTGGTCGTATCGTAAAAGATAAAGGGATTCATGAAGTGATTGAAGCTTTTAAATTAGTACAGAAAAAACATAAAAATGTGAAGTTAACGATAGTTGGTCCTATTGAAAAAGATGATTCAATTAGTGAAGATGAGTTCAAATACTTACAAAATGATCAAGATATTATCATGACAGGTCATGTAAATGACACAGTAAGATATTATAACATTATGGATGTTTTACTTTTCCCTACATATCGTGAAGGATTTGGAAATGTGAGCATTGAAGCACAAGCCGTTGAAGTGCCAGTTATAGTAAATAATGTAACTGGAGCAAAAGATACATTAGTTGATAATTTCACTGGTTTTTTAGTGGATAAAGGTAATTATCAACAAATCTTTGATAGGATTGATTATTTGATTACCCATCCTCAACAAAAAGAACAGTTAGGTATTAACGGTCGAAAAAATGTAGAAGAAAAGTTTAGAAATGAAGTCATTTGGGAACACTTAGAAACTATTTACAAAAACAAACTTCCTGTTTAA
- the wzx gene encoding O-unit flippase-like protein codes for MNIGRKDVLWGYVSLLLVQGINVILLPVILKFLNSAELGVWYTFTSLYGLAMLIDFGFQTIITRNVSYLWSGAQNVKSEGFETVKDENAKMNIPYFIKVISAVKFIYTSMGTIIFALFISIGTWYMVTINNGEIKMETMLISWAFYMISIVLNISFSYWNSVLKGIGAIKTYNQILVVTKGTQLILSILFLMIGLGLIGVSVAYFISVVVNRILQSVAYYKYSSETQKTKGKLKINYDKEILKALIPNTLRTGSISISNYLIINFPIILSSYFLSLKVSGQFGFVNQIITLIIMLSNSYYNTYLAKLNYLRVKNKYDELLTLFRKALITSYLFNFIAFSLFLLLGNWILSIIGADYRLLNLIPMLIVIVYRFLYNNQMLFTNFLATKNLIPHHKSFLTSAIVTVVVQLVLLQFFDNKLIYLLLPLLIVQLVYNNWYWVWYVIKDIKKEKN; via the coding sequence ATGAATATTGGAAGAAAAGATGTATTATGGGGATATGTAAGTTTATTACTAGTCCAAGGAATAAATGTCATATTACTACCTGTCATATTAAAATTTTTAAATTCTGCTGAACTTGGTGTTTGGTATACGTTTACTTCATTATATGGTTTAGCTATGCTTATTGATTTTGGATTTCAAACTATTATAACGAGAAATGTGAGTTATCTTTGGTCTGGTGCTCAAAACGTTAAAAGTGAAGGCTTCGAAACTGTTAAAGATGAGAATGCAAAAATGAATATTCCATATTTCATTAAAGTGATTTCAGCAGTAAAATTTATTTATACTTCAATGGGCACAATCATATTTGCGCTATTTATTTCGATTGGAACATGGTACATGGTAACTATTAATAATGGAGAAATTAAAATGGAAACCATGTTAATTTCATGGGCATTTTATATGATTTCAATTGTTTTAAATATTAGTTTTTCGTATTGGAATTCAGTTTTAAAAGGTATAGGAGCAATTAAGACATATAATCAAATTTTGGTTGTAACAAAAGGAACACAATTAATCCTATCTATTTTATTTTTAATGATAGGTTTAGGATTAATTGGAGTATCCGTTGCTTACTTTATCTCAGTAGTGGTAAATAGAATTTTACAATCAGTAGCATATTATAAATATTCGTCTGAAACTCAAAAGACAAAAGGCAAATTGAAAATCAATTATGATAAAGAAATTTTGAAAGCTTTAATTCCTAATACTTTGAGAACTGGCTCAATATCAATTTCAAATTACTTAATTATTAATTTTCCAATTATATTAAGTTCTTATTTTTTATCATTAAAAGTATCAGGTCAATTTGGTTTTGTTAATCAAATTATTACATTGATAATTATGCTTTCAAATTCATATTACAACACATATTTAGCTAAATTAAACTATTTAAGAGTGAAAAATAAATATGATGAATTATTAACTTTATTTAGAAAAGCACTGATTACTAGCTATTTATTTAATTTCATAGCATTTTCTCTATTTTTACTTTTAGGTAACTGGATTTTAAGTATCATAGGGGCAGATTATAGGCTACTTAATTTAATCCCTATGTTAATCGTCATAGTCTATAGATTTTTATATAATAATCAAATGTTATTTACTAACTTTTTAGCAACTAAAAATTTGATACCACATCATAAATCGTTTCTAACGTCAGCCATTGTAACGGTGGTAGTACAATTAGTGCTATTACAGTTTTTTGATAATAAATTGATTTATTTATTACTACCTTTATTAATTGTTCAATTAGTATATAACAACTGGTATTGGGTTTGGTACGTAATTAAAGATATAAAAAAAGAAAAAAATTAA
- a CDS encoding glycosyltransferase family 2 protein has protein sequence MLTIFTPTFNRAHTLPRLYESLLNQTDYNFEWLIVDDGSSDDTSNLIETFKDEKFPIRYIYQNNGGKHIASNVGLKAAKGDIFVVLDSDDWFYPNAVQVFNEKFKNNEDMKALITLDTYENGDVVGEKLPNIEKVNWVDLRYKYKVRHDKCYVFKTSIIRNMTFPQYGSSKHMPPSYQWFEFSELYDCYLSNINTKYVEYQEDGISSKVKTNYFKSAENYCEYRKLAHRQLPTNKDKLINYLLYDISWIDTGLNPKYRFKDTEKFITSLVLTPFALLLYYYYKLKFKRRGLID, from the coding sequence ATGTTAACTATCTTTACTCCTACTTTTAACAGAGCACACACACTTCCTAGACTTTACGAATCATTATTAAATCAGACAGATTATAATTTTGAATGGTTAATTGTGGATGATGGGTCATCAGATGATACATCTAATTTGATAGAAACTTTTAAGGACGAAAAATTTCCAATACGTTATATTTACCAAAATAATGGAGGTAAGCATATAGCGTCTAATGTTGGACTTAAAGCCGCCAAAGGAGACATTTTTGTTGTTTTAGATAGTGACGATTGGTTTTATCCAAATGCGGTTCAAGTATTTAATGAAAAATTTAAAAACAATGAGGATATGAAAGCATTAATCACATTAGATACGTATGAAAATGGCGACGTTGTTGGAGAAAAATTACCTAATATTGAAAAAGTAAATTGGGTAGACTTACGTTATAAATATAAGGTTAGACATGATAAATGTTATGTATTTAAAACTAGTATTATTAGAAATATGACTTTTCCTCAATATGGGAGTTCTAAGCATATGCCACCGTCTTATCAATGGTTTGAATTTAGTGAATTATACGATTGTTATTTGTCTAATATCAATACAAAATATGTTGAATATCAAGAAGATGGTATTAGTAGTAAGGTTAAAACAAATTACTTTAAATCAGCTGAAAACTATTGCGAATATCGCAAATTAGCTCATAGACAATTACCAACCAATAAAGATAAATTAATCAATTACCTACTTTATGACATATCTTGGATAGATACAGGTTTAAATCCTAAATATAGATTCAAAGATACTGAAAAATTCATAACTTCACTAGTATTAACACCATTCGCTTTATTACTGTATTACTATTACAAATTGAAGTTTAAAAGGAGAGGATTAATTGATTAA
- a CDS encoding NAD-dependent epimerase, translated as MKVLITGVAGFIGSTLAKKLISQGYEIIGIDNINDYYSVQLKEDRLKSIGDEHFTFYKVDLENHKKVDKIFEDEKPEVVVNLAAQAGVRYSIENPRAYIDSNIVGFMNILEGCRHYDVKHLIYASSSSVYGANTNKPFKTSDNIDHPLSLYAATKKSNELMAHTYSHLYNLSTTGLRFFTVYGPWGRPDMALFKFTKAVVNDETIDVYNHGKMMRDFTYVDDIVEAISRLIQKPAKPNPEWSGANPDPSSSYAPYKIYNIGNNSPVRLMEFVEAIENKLGKTAKKNYMDLQPGDVPETYANVDDLFNNIDFKPETSIQDGVNKFIDWYLEYYR; from the coding sequence ATGAAAGTATTAATAACTGGTGTAGCAGGTTTTATCGGATCAACTCTAGCAAAGAAACTAATTAGTCAAGGTTATGAAATAATTGGCATCGACAATATTAATGATTATTATTCTGTTCAATTAAAAGAGGACAGACTAAAGTCAATCGGAGATGAGCACTTTACTTTTTATAAAGTTGATTTAGAAAATCATAAAAAAGTAGACAAAATATTCGAGGATGAAAAACCAGAAGTAGTCGTTAACTTGGCTGCTCAAGCTGGTGTTAGATATAGTATTGAAAACCCTAGAGCATATATTGACTCAAATATTGTTGGATTTATGAATATTTTAGAAGGTTGCCGTCACTATGATGTTAAACATTTAATTTACGCATCATCTAGCTCTGTCTATGGTGCCAATACAAATAAACCGTTTAAAACATCTGACAACATTGATCATCCTTTAAGTTTGTATGCAGCAACTAAGAAATCTAATGAATTAATGGCACACACTTATAGTCACTTATATAATTTGTCGACAACAGGTTTAAGATTTTTCACAGTATATGGACCATGGGGTCGACCAGATATGGCACTATTCAAATTCACTAAAGCTGTTGTAAATGACGAAACAATTGATGTATATAATCATGGAAAAATGATGCGTGACTTCACTTATGTTGATGATATTGTCGAAGCGATTAGTCGATTAATTCAAAAACCGGCTAAACCAAATCCAGAATGGTCTGGTGCTAATCCTGATCCAAGTTCATCTTACGCACCATATAAAATTTATAACATTGGTAATAATAGTCCAGTTCGTTTAATGGAATTTGTTGAAGCAATTGAAAATAAACTTGGTAAAACAGCTAAGAAAAACTATATGGATTTACAACCTGGAGATGTTCCTGAAACTTATGCCAACGTAGATGATTTATTTAATAACATCGACTTTAAGCCAGAAACATCAATTCAGGATGGGGTAAATAAATTTATAGATTGGTATTTAGAATATTACAGATAA